The following coding sequences are from one Devosia neptuniae window:
- the kdpB gene encoding potassium-transporting ATPase subunit KdpB, giving the protein MSTSAKSISILSPAILVPALRDAVIKLDPRQLIRNPVIFVTEVVAVVVTAIFIQDLFGGVSASFSGQIALWLWFTVLFATFAEAVAEGRGKAQAESLKRSKSDLVAKKMLFANQSGNNGCEVIPATALKIGDIVLVEVNDLIPGDGEVIEGVASVNESAITGESAPVIREAGGDRSAVTGGTQVISDWLKVRITTKPGESFVDRMIALIEGAKRQKTPNEIALSILLSGLTLVFLIAVVTLYGLALYSGTTLSVAVLAALLVTLIPTTIGGLLSAIGIAGMDRLIRFNVIATSGRAVEAAGDVDTLLLDKTGTITFGNRMASEFLPVSGVSEKELAEAVLLASLADETAEGRSIVALAKTDFGLSEQRIVGNGTTTIAFSAQTRISGIDIEGRRIRKGAVDAVLRFVGLDKAQASPEFNKAVDAIARTGGTPLAVAEADRLLGVVHLKDVVKPGIKERFAALRAMGIRTIMVTGDNPVTAAAIASEAGVDDFLAEATPEQKLDFIRKEQTGGRLIAICGDGTNDAPALAQADVGVAMQSGTQAAREAGNMVDLDSSPTKLIEIVEIGKQILMTRGSLTTFSIANDVAKYFAIIPALFLVTYPQLGALNIMGLTSPQSAILSAVIFNALIIVALIPLALRGVKYRPVGAAALLSRNLLVYGLGGLVAPFIGIKLVDMAVTALGII; this is encoded by the coding sequence ATGTCCACTTCCGCCAAATCCATTTCCATTCTTTCGCCCGCCATTCTGGTGCCGGCGCTGCGCGACGCGGTGATCAAACTCGATCCGCGCCAGCTGATCCGCAATCCGGTTATTTTCGTCACCGAAGTGGTGGCGGTTGTCGTCACCGCCATCTTCATCCAGGACCTGTTCGGCGGCGTGAGCGCCAGCTTTTCCGGCCAGATCGCGCTCTGGCTGTGGTTTACCGTGCTGTTCGCCACCTTTGCCGAAGCCGTTGCCGAAGGGCGCGGCAAGGCGCAGGCGGAGAGCCTGAAACGCAGCAAATCGGACCTCGTCGCCAAGAAAATGCTGTTCGCCAATCAGAGCGGCAATAATGGCTGCGAGGTTATCCCGGCTACGGCGCTCAAGATCGGTGACATCGTCTTGGTCGAGGTCAATGACCTTATCCCCGGCGATGGCGAAGTTATCGAAGGGGTGGCCTCGGTCAATGAAAGCGCCATCACGGGCGAGTCTGCACCGGTGATCCGCGAGGCGGGCGGGGATCGCTCGGCCGTGACCGGCGGCACGCAGGTGATTTCCGATTGGCTCAAGGTGCGCATTACCACCAAGCCCGGCGAGAGCTTTGTCGATCGCATGATCGCGCTGATCGAAGGCGCCAAGCGGCAGAAGACACCCAATGAAATCGCGCTGTCGATCCTGCTCTCCGGGCTGACGCTGGTGTTCCTCATCGCCGTGGTGACGCTCTATGGGCTGGCGCTCTATTCGGGCACGACGCTGTCGGTGGCCGTGCTGGCCGCCTTGCTGGTCACGCTGATCCCCACCACGATTGGCGGCCTGCTCTCGGCCATCGGCATTGCCGGCATGGACCGGCTCATCCGCTTCAATGTCATCGCCACCTCGGGCCGGGCGGTGGAAGCGGCGGGGGATGTGGATACGCTGCTGCTCGACAAGACCGGCACGATCACCTTTGGCAATCGCATGGCGTCCGAGTTTTTGCCGGTGTCGGGAGTGAGCGAAAAGGAATTGGCCGAGGCGGTGCTGCTGGCGTCGCTGGCGGATGAGACCGCCGAAGGGCGTTCCATCGTGGCGCTTGCCAAAACCGATTTCGGCCTCAGTGAGCAGCGCATCGTGGGCAATGGCACGACGACCATTGCCTTCTCCGCCCAGACCCGGATTTCGGGCATCGATATCGAGGGCAGGCGCATTCGCAAGGGCGCGGTGGATGCCGTGTTGCGGTTTGTCGGGCTCGACAAGGCGCAGGCCAGCCCCGAATTCAACAAGGCCGTCGATGCCATTGCGCGCACCGGCGGCACGCCGCTGGCTGTGGCGGAAGCCGATCGCCTCCTGGGCGTCGTGCATCTCAAGGATGTGGTCAAGCCGGGCATCAAGGAGCGGTTTGCGGCCCTGCGCGCCATGGGCATCCGCACCATCATGGTCACGGGCGACAATCCCGTCACGGCCGCGGCCATTGCCTCGGAAGCGGGGGTGGATGATTTCCTTGCCGAAGCGACGCCCGAGCAGAAGCTGGATTTTATCCGCAAGGAACAGACTGGCGGGCGGCTGATCGCCATTTGCGGCGACGGCACCAATGACGCCCCTGCTTTGGCGCAGGCCGATGTGGGTGTCGCCATGCAATCGGGCACCCAGGCGGCGCGCGAGGCGGGCAATATGGTGGATCTGGATTCCAGCCCCACCAAGCTCATCGAGATTGTCGAGATCGGCAAGCAGATCCTGATGACGCGCGGTTCGCTCACCACCTTCTCCATCGCCAATGACGTGGCCAAATATTTCGCGATCATCCCGGCGCTGTTCCTGGTCACCTATCCGCAGCTAGGCGCGCTCAACATTATGGGGCTGACCTCGCCGCAATCGGCGATCCTGTCGGCAGTGATCTTCAACGCGCTGATCATCGTGGCGCTGATCCCGCTGGCTTTGCGCGGGGTGAAATACCGCCCGGTCGGCGCCGCGGCGCTGTTGTCCCGCAACCTGCTCGTTTACGGCCTGGGGGGCCTGGTCGCCCCGTTTATCGGCATCAAGCTGGTGGATATGGCCGTCACCGCGCTTGGCATCATCTGA